A single Amphiura filiformis chromosome 19, Afil_fr2py, whole genome shotgun sequence DNA region contains:
- the LOC140140504 gene encoding neurotrypsin-like, which yields MLDTAQVRLVDGIDPNEGRVEILHNGEWGTVCDDDWSKQDAIVVCRQIMGIHHGVLQAEAYSSAWFGQGSGNILLDDVQCTGNENFLNECSHAGWRFNDCTHEEDAAVICRNGKGTLFKFQDTNTSTEVRLVNGTVPGEGRVEVMHHGEWGTICYAGWTLMTPPSYCAGSLVGLVWLKVMAVSDLVKALVTYFWIALSVMVRRVG from the exons ATGCTTGATA CTGCTCAGGTCCGTTTAGTTGATGGTATTGACCCCAACGAGGGCCGAGTTGAGATATTACATAATGGCGAATGGGGTACAGTTTGTGATGATGATTGGTCTAAGCAAGATGCGATCGTAGTATGTCGACAAATA ATGGGAATACATCATGGTGTCTTACAGGCAGAAGCGTATTCCAGCGCCTGGTTTGGTCAAGGTTCAGGAAACATTCTACTTGATGACGTTCAATGTACCGGCAATGAGAATTTCTTGAATGAATGTAGTCATGCTGGATGGAGATTTAATGATTGTACACATGAGGAGGACGCTGCCGTTATCTGCAGAAATGGTAAAGGAACTTTGTTTAAATTTCAAGATACTA ATACTTCCACTGAAGTCCGTTTAGTAAATGGCACTGTCCCTGGTGAAGGTCGCGTCGAGGTGATGCATCACGGTGAATGGGGCACAATATGTTATGCTGGTTGGACATTAATGACGCCGCCATCGTATTGTGCCGGCAGCTTGGTTGGTTTGGTGTGGCTGAAGGTCATGGCAGTGAGCGATTTGGTGAAGGCACTGGTAACGTATTTCTGGATAGCGTTGAGTGTAATGGTACGGAGAGTAGGTTGA